A DNA window from Actinomadura coerulea contains the following coding sequences:
- a CDS encoding tetratricopeptide repeat protein: MQLLTGPGGRGKTRLARELASRLRAQGWETIWLRQRAIDSYEPLRDNEEPVLVVIDYAETRTEQLRNVVLAAVAHSGPALRILALARSEGEWWQQLKDDLAPDAGMFLDEVRVFRLSALEETVEGRHDAFQEALSDLRDALPSKHRPAKSLPPPSDLSHPRYKSPLALQIAALATLLQVTQPVDLPPSSPYEEVLLEHERRYWMTAASPYGVTIHRETLDLAIAAATLFGAASRKEALALLTSVPGLSDQPHDMRLRAASWWRDLYPSVDDQQWGGLEPDLLGEHHIARVLRRDSGVLGSLFTSASAEQAQYALTVLSRTSVHQDDVGELLPPLLLEFHHLAPLAIPIVAQSEDPAALVRALTEFIRSPAPPTDALMAVATAIPDHTQRLAEQAVEVWIDLARALDEVEEKSPSHMEALATARNNLANRLAAIGLYEDAAVVAGRALEELNALSDALPGGARDLRAQVLHNLAAHLNEAGQPRDALQAHAEAIEEYRAMAQHDASAHLPDLAMALNSYAISLAQLNCGDEALAACQEAVAIHRTIEASDPGTHLDGLAQALNTLGARLSENGLHDHAVAVGEEAVTVARRLSEHDRDAHVYLLATTLNSYSAHLRRAGRDSLGAAAEAVRLYRTLAKTNPRGNLPRVAGALANLAGHLGSVGRHQEALRSLQEAMEIYEQLPDDVRKGFLSREAQTLSNLGNRLAALHRPEKAAEACRRAVELMIALAAESAVHLAGLARCRANYAARLATLGQFHDAVREATDAVQIYRELADLQPGRYEREFSGMLATLGSVQVMTEDYHAAARTLAEAILRAPDDGPDQHIDLAINALRRAHAHAPAETRTGWQAVTGMSFPEWLRDERP; the protein is encoded by the coding sequence ATGCAGTTGCTCACCGGGCCGGGCGGACGAGGAAAGACCCGGCTGGCTCGCGAGCTGGCATCTCGGCTCCGCGCCCAAGGCTGGGAAACCATCTGGCTCCGGCAACGGGCCATCGATTCCTACGAGCCTCTCCGCGACAACGAGGAGCCGGTGCTTGTCGTGATCGACTATGCCGAGACGCGAACGGAGCAGCTCCGTAATGTTGTCTTGGCTGCAGTGGCGCATAGCGGACCAGCGCTTCGGATCCTGGCTCTTGCTCGGTCGGAAGGCGAATGGTGGCAACAGCTCAAGGATGATCTCGCCCCGGACGCAGGCATGTTCCTGGACGAGGTTCGTGTATTCCGGCTATCGGCCCTCGAGGAGACTGTGGAGGGGCGCCACGATGCCTTCCAGGAAGCTCTCTCCGATCTCAGAGATGCGCTCCCGAGCAAGCACCGGCCCGCAAAGTCTTTGCCGCCGCCCAGTGACCTATCCCATCCCAGGTACAAGTCACCGCTCGCGCTGCAGATCGCAGCCCTGGCCACCTTGTTGCAAGTGACGCAGCCGGTTGATCTACCCCCGTCTTCCCCCTACGAAGAGGTCCTACTCGAACACGAGCGACGCTACTGGATGACCGCAGCGTCACCCTACGGGGTCACCATCCACCGGGAGACGCTCGACCTCGCCATTGCAGCCGCCACCTTGTTCGGTGCGGCGAGCCGAAAGGAGGCCCTCGCCCTACTCACCTCCGTCCCAGGCCTATCCGATCAGCCGCATGATATGCGTCTCCGCGCCGCCAGCTGGTGGCGCGACCTCTATCCCTCGGTGGATGACCAGCAATGGGGCGGCCTGGAGCCCGACCTTCTGGGTGAGCATCACATCGCTCGCGTGCTGCGTCGGGATTCAGGCGTGCTGGGCTCACTCTTCACGTCCGCCTCGGCCGAGCAAGCCCAGTATGCGCTTACAGTCCTCTCCCGTACGTCGGTCCACCAAGATGACGTCGGAGAGCTCCTTCCACCGCTGCTGCTTGAGTTCCACCACCTCGCCCCACTCGCCATCCCCATCGTCGCCCAGAGCGAGGACCCAGCCGCCCTGGTGCGGGCGCTGACCGAGTTCATTAGATCCCCGGCCCCACCAACTGACGCCCTAATGGCGGTGGCAACAGCGATCCCCGATCACACTCAACGACTTGCCGAACAGGCGGTCGAAGTCTGGATCGACCTCGCGAGAGCCTTGGACGAAGTCGAAGAAAAATCTCCGTCCCACATGGAGGCTCTCGCGACGGCGAGGAACAATCTCGCCAACCGCCTGGCAGCCATCGGGCTCTACGAAGACGCTGCAGTGGTCGCTGGCCGTGCACTCGAGGAGCTCAATGCCCTATCCGATGCTCTGCCAGGTGGAGCTCGAGACCTCCGCGCACAGGTCCTGCACAACCTTGCTGCACACCTTAACGAGGCTGGCCAGCCCCGCGACGCCCTCCAGGCCCACGCCGAGGCGATCGAGGAGTACCGGGCAATGGCCCAGCACGATGCGAGCGCTCATCTTCCCGACCTCGCCATGGCGCTCAATTCGTACGCGATCAGTCTCGCCCAACTCAACTGCGGCGATGAAGCACTAGCTGCGTGTCAGGAAGCAGTGGCTATCCATCGCACCATCGAAGCCTCTGATCCCGGTACCCACCTTGATGGCCTCGCCCAGGCACTCAACACACTGGGCGCCCGCCTGAGCGAGAACGGACTTCACGACCATGCCGTTGCCGTCGGGGAAGAGGCCGTGACGGTCGCCCGGCGGCTCTCAGAGCACGACCGAGATGCCCATGTGTACTTGCTCGCAACGACGCTGAACAGTTACTCGGCCCATCTCCGGCGCGCTGGTCGTGACTCTCTCGGGGCGGCAGCTGAGGCGGTCCGTCTCTACCGCACGCTGGCCAAGACCAATCCTCGCGGCAACCTTCCCCGTGTGGCAGGTGCCCTGGCCAACCTCGCCGGGCATCTCGGCAGCGTCGGCAGGCATCAGGAGGCCCTGCGGTCTCTTCAGGAGGCCATGGAGATCTACGAGCAGCTTCCCGATGACGTTCGTAAAGGATTCCTCTCCCGAGAGGCTCAGACACTCAGCAATCTCGGAAACCGGTTGGCGGCCCTCCACCGTCCCGAGAAGGCGGCAGAGGCTTGTCGGCGGGCAGTAGAGCTGATGATTGCTCTCGCCGCCGAATCGGCGGTGCACCTCGCTGGCCTCGCCAGGTGTCGCGCGAACTATGCCGCCCGCCTTGCCACCCTCGGGCAATTCCACGACGCGGTCCGGGAAGCGACTGACGCGGTCCAAATCTATCGAGAGCTTGCCGATCTGCAGCCGGGACGCTACGAGCGCGAGTTCAGCGGAATGCTCGCGACCTTGGGCTCAGTTCAGGTCATGACCGAGGACTACCATGCTGCGGCCAGAACGCTTGCTGAGGCCATTCTCCGCGCTCCCGATGACGGCCCTGACCAGCACATCGACCTGGCGATCAACGCCCTGCGTCGGGCACACGCCCACGCACCTGCCGAGACGCGGACCGGCTGGCAGGCAGTGACCGGCATGTCTTTCCCCGAGTGGCTCCGCGACGAACGCCCCTGA
- a CDS encoding CHAT domain-containing protein, whose translation MLEPEAETQARRLAEAVGTAAGEDLHARFLLGWFHTYRYQATPEVPSWADLPTAVAMFAPCLLAGIDPERLPEPLLPAIVREVVPTAVERLERALASSDLDLITACATLFERMIAATPDDRPEQAVFVSCLGSALVARATRTGTTEDFDEAVRAAEKALEAATPGHPHRALLASNLCDVLRIRHEQTGTKADLARAVRVGRLALAAASPDAPHWPAHASSLSNALRILAQETGSEADSAEAVRWSREALGHAQAGDPRRPGLLSNLAAALMTRAQVAGSTAELDEAVLLLEEAGAAAPPGHPDHAGVLSNLATAVRLRFDRTGTVADLDGAVDRLTALLGSLHSDHADRALFSLNLGGALLDRFERGGAPDDLDAATRHLRAALTEMPPGHPRRALVASEVSVALRRRFEWTRSTRDLDLAVEAAEQVLAALRHGESHPLSRLASSYGLLHLRFERTGDASGLDEAVTEFARMVDATPGGPDRAGYSSSVSMALLARFERTDALPDLDESVRFGREATAHRDHPKFASHSADLGFALQARYQRTGSPADLDEAVSCFERAAAACPTGGLEWIVHTTDLGNVLRSRFEATGMSADLDDAVRLYRETLAADASGDWSRSLHLVNLGTALAVRSARTGDGADLEEAVRLNREALDLTPARHQRRARRLAVLGRVLGTRFERTGRPEDLDEAIRLFREALAVGGESAAERAATMSGLGTFLQLRSEERADAADFGEALRLHREALALTPADHRERVWRLGDLAAALEDQSRRSGDPSCREEALDAWGAAARLAEAPPSARIRAAWSAARRSAGARPSWAAELLAEAVELLPTVAPRELARGDQQHQLGGFAGLAADAAALALADPAVPVHERPARALRLLEAGRGVLLSQALEVRNDLTELARVAPGLTARFVCLRDRLDDVPSPLETAESARTVSGREGVDRRRLARELSAVMDEIRSLEGFGSFALPPSVRELREQARHGPVVVLNVSPLRSDALLLTRDAITSLPLPGLTPDAVRDQVVSFHEALAVIASPGTAPDEKKKAEERLTGVLRWLWDAAAGPVLDALGYDGPPARGERPRLWWVPGGLMSLLPLHAAGHPTDGPGGRMVLDRVVSSHTPTLTALRHARRRTHLQPAGTEALIVAMPTTPGLPGHGRLGFVREEARMLADRLEGATCLTEPEPGSHSDATPTLSTVIAHLADHPVVHFACHGITDAANPSRSRLLLHDHESAPLTVALLGSLNLHRARLAYLSACETAATASIRLADEAVHVASAFQLTGYPHVIATLWAVNDMVAAGIADAFYATLTAGGPLDPAQAAYALHQAVRAVRDAHPTRPSLWAAHIHTGA comes from the coding sequence ATGCTGGAGCCCGAGGCCGAAACGCAGGCGCGCCGGCTGGCGGAAGCGGTCGGCACCGCGGCCGGGGAGGATCTGCACGCCCGGTTCCTGCTCGGCTGGTTCCACACGTACCGGTACCAGGCCACCCCCGAAGTCCCTTCCTGGGCGGACCTGCCCACGGCGGTGGCGATGTTCGCGCCATGCCTCCTGGCCGGGATCGATCCGGAGCGACTGCCGGAGCCGCTGCTGCCCGCGATCGTCAGGGAGGTCGTTCCCACCGCCGTCGAGCGGCTCGAACGAGCACTCGCCTCCAGCGACCTGGACCTCATCACGGCCTGCGCGACGCTGTTCGAGCGGATGATCGCGGCCACCCCGGACGACCGTCCCGAACAGGCGGTCTTCGTCTCCTGCCTCGGCAGCGCACTCGTGGCACGCGCTACCCGCACGGGGACGACCGAGGATTTCGACGAGGCCGTTCGTGCGGCCGAGAAGGCGCTGGAGGCCGCCACTCCGGGGCACCCCCATCGGGCGCTGCTCGCCTCTAACCTCTGCGACGTACTCAGGATTCGCCACGAACAGACCGGGACGAAGGCGGATCTGGCACGGGCGGTGCGAGTGGGCAGGCTCGCGCTCGCCGCGGCCTCCCCGGACGCCCCGCACTGGCCCGCCCACGCGTCCTCCCTCAGCAACGCGCTGCGCATCCTGGCCCAGGAGACGGGGTCGGAGGCAGACTCGGCGGAGGCGGTGCGGTGGAGCCGCGAAGCGCTCGGACACGCCCAGGCCGGTGATCCCCGGAGACCGGGGCTGCTGTCCAACCTCGCGGCGGCGCTGATGACCCGGGCACAGGTGGCCGGCTCCACCGCGGAACTCGACGAGGCCGTCCTCCTTCTGGAGGAGGCCGGAGCCGCCGCCCCGCCCGGCCATCCCGACCACGCCGGTGTCCTGTCGAACCTGGCCACCGCCGTCCGGCTCCGCTTCGACCGCACCGGAACGGTCGCGGATCTCGATGGTGCCGTCGACCGGCTCACCGCGCTGCTGGGATCCCTTCACTCCGACCACGCCGACCGGGCCCTGTTCTCCCTCAACCTCGGCGGCGCCCTGCTGGACCGGTTCGAACGCGGCGGTGCGCCGGACGACCTCGACGCCGCGACTCGTCACCTGAGAGCGGCGCTGACCGAGATGCCTCCCGGTCATCCGAGGAGAGCCCTCGTCGCATCCGAGGTTTCCGTCGCCTTGCGGAGGCGGTTCGAGTGGACGCGCTCCACGCGGGACCTCGACCTCGCGGTGGAGGCGGCGGAGCAGGTGCTGGCCGCCCTTCGACACGGCGAATCGCACCCGCTGTCCCGTCTCGCCTCCTCCTACGGCCTCCTGCACCTGCGTTTCGAACGGACGGGAGACGCCAGCGGGCTGGACGAGGCCGTCACCGAGTTCGCGCGCATGGTCGACGCGACTCCCGGCGGCCCCGACCGTGCCGGGTACTCCTCATCGGTGAGCATGGCCCTGCTGGCGCGGTTCGAACGAACGGACGCCCTACCCGATCTCGACGAGTCGGTGCGCTTCGGCAGGGAGGCCACCGCCCACCGGGACCATCCGAAGTTCGCCTCGCACTCCGCCGATCTGGGCTTCGCGCTCCAGGCCCGCTACCAGCGGACAGGCTCGCCGGCGGACCTCGACGAGGCGGTCTCCTGCTTCGAACGCGCCGCAGCCGCCTGCCCGACGGGTGGCCTGGAGTGGATCGTCCATACCACCGACCTCGGCAATGTCCTGCGAAGCCGTTTCGAGGCCACCGGGATGTCAGCCGATCTGGACGACGCGGTGCGTCTCTACCGTGAGACCCTGGCCGCCGACGCCTCCGGCGACTGGTCCCGGTCCCTGCACCTGGTCAACCTCGGTACCGCCCTGGCCGTCCGCTCCGCGCGGACCGGCGACGGCGCCGACCTGGAGGAGGCGGTACGCCTCAACCGGGAGGCGCTCGACCTGACGCCCGCCCGCCATCAGCGCCGGGCCCGCCGGCTCGCCGTCCTCGGCCGCGTCCTCGGCACCCGGTTCGAGCGGACGGGACGGCCGGAGGATCTCGACGAGGCCATACGGCTGTTCCGCGAAGCGCTGGCGGTCGGCGGCGAGAGCGCCGCCGAACGGGCCGCCACCATGTCCGGCCTGGGCACCTTTCTCCAACTGCGGTCCGAGGAGCGGGCCGACGCGGCGGACTTCGGCGAGGCGCTCCGCCTCCATCGCGAAGCGCTCGCCCTGACGCCCGCCGACCACAGGGAACGGGTATGGCGGTTGGGGGATCTCGCCGCCGCACTCGAAGACCAGTCCAGGCGGAGTGGTGATCCGTCCTGCCGCGAGGAGGCGCTCGACGCCTGGGGGGCCGCAGCCCGGCTCGCCGAGGCGCCTCCGTCCGCGCGCATCCGCGCCGCCTGGAGCGCCGCGCGGCGCTCGGCGGGGGCCCGGCCGTCGTGGGCCGCGGAGTTGCTGGCGGAGGCGGTGGAACTGCTGCCCACGGTCGCGCCCCGCGAACTGGCGCGCGGCGACCAGCAGCATCAGCTGGGCGGGTTCGCCGGGCTGGCCGCCGACGCCGCGGCTCTCGCGCTCGCCGATCCGGCCGTGCCCGTCCACGAACGGCCGGCCCGGGCGTTGCGCCTGCTGGAGGCCGGGCGCGGTGTCCTGCTCAGCCAGGCACTAGAGGTCCGCAACGACCTCACGGAACTGGCCCGGGTGGCTCCCGGCCTGACGGCCCGGTTCGTCTGCCTCCGCGATCGGCTCGACGACGTCCCGTCCCCTCTGGAGACCGCCGAATCCGCCAGGACCGTGAGCGGACGGGAAGGAGTGGACCGCCGGAGGCTGGCCAGGGAACTCTCCGCCGTCATGGACGAGATCCGGTCCCTGGAGGGCTTCGGCTCGTTCGCCTTGCCGCCGTCGGTGCGGGAGCTGCGCGAGCAGGCCCGGCACGGCCCGGTCGTGGTACTGAACGTCAGCCCTCTCCGCAGCGACGCGCTCCTGCTCACACGGGACGCCATCACCAGCCTCCCCCTCCCCGGGCTGACCCCCGATGCCGTCCGAGATCAGGTCGTGTCGTTCCACGAAGCGCTCGCCGTGATCGCGTCACCGGGCACGGCGCCGGACGAGAAGAAGAAGGCGGAAGAGCGGCTCACGGGGGTCCTGCGATGGCTCTGGGACGCCGCCGCCGGCCCGGTCCTGGACGCTCTCGGGTACGACGGCCCTCCCGCCCGCGGGGAACGGCCACGGCTGTGGTGGGTCCCCGGAGGGCTGATGAGCCTGCTGCCCCTGCACGCCGCCGGCCACCCCACCGACGGTCCTGGCGGGCGAATGGTCCTGGACCGGGTGGTGTCGTCCCACACGCCGACTCTGACGGCACTGCGCCATGCCCGCCGCCGCACCCATCTCCAGCCCGCTGGAACCGAAGCTCTGATCGTCGCGATGCCCACCACTCCGGGCCTGCCCGGGCACGGACGGCTCGGCTTCGTCCGCGAGGAGGCGCGGATGCTTGCCGATCGCCTGGAAGGGGCGACCTGCCTGACCGAGCCCGAACCCGGGTCGCACTCGGACGCGACTCCCACGCTGTCCACGGTCATCGCCCACCTGGCGGACCATCCCGTCGTCCACTTCGCCTGCCACGGCATCACCGACGCCGCCAATCCCTCCCGCAGCCGTCTGCTTCTGCACGATCACGAGAGCGCCCCGCTCACCGTGGCATTACTGGGTTCCCTGAATCTCCACCGAGCCCGCCTGGCGTACCTGTCGGCTTGCGAGACCGCCGCCACGGCCAGCATCAGGCTCGCCGACGAGGCCGTCCACGTCGCCTCCGCCTTCCAGCTCACCGGCTATCCGCACGTCATCGCCACTCTGTGGGCCGTGAACGATATGGTCGCCGCCGGAATCGCGGACGCCTTCTACGCCACGCTCACAGCGGGCGGCCCTCTCGACCCCGCCCAGGCCGCCTACGCCCTGCACCAGGCCGTACGTGCCGTACGCGACGCCCATCCCACGAGGCCGAGCCTGTGGGCGGCGCACATTCACACCGGCGCCTGA
- a CDS encoding trypsin-like peptidase domain-containing protein gives MRIAHRVVDVLHGSRFGSGFLVTDRLVLTAKHVVRPGEDAYVRTLSNGRQLRVELVWWGSDVDAALLRIIDSTWVPPEGLTPVRWGRLITMKYSVPCEAIGFPWSQEQPDGRRDTEHLRGEINLGTGLLDGRYQISVSSGAPDTPAAGLAWAGMSGAAVVSGEHVVGLIADETPRFARDRLTAEPVTRLLPDEGFRELWSEETGMPPVAESVELADLGTPYRRPSRKSSPASLLRAEAEVVRFRGRSGELETLLGW, from the coding sequence GTGAGGATCGCGCACCGGGTGGTGGATGTGCTCCACGGATCCAGATTCGGGTCCGGTTTCCTGGTCACCGATCGACTCGTACTCACAGCCAAGCACGTTGTCCGTCCTGGGGAGGACGCCTACGTGCGTACTCTCTCCAACGGACGTCAACTGCGGGTCGAGCTCGTGTGGTGGGGATCTGATGTCGACGCCGCGTTGTTGCGGATCATCGACTCAACCTGGGTTCCGCCCGAGGGACTCACCCCCGTCCGTTGGGGTCGTCTCATCACGATGAAGTACTCGGTTCCATGCGAAGCGATCGGTTTTCCGTGGTCTCAGGAGCAACCGGATGGCAGGCGCGACACCGAGCACCTGCGCGGGGAAATCAACCTGGGGACCGGACTTCTTGACGGCCGTTATCAGATCTCTGTGTCCAGCGGTGCGCCGGACACGCCCGCAGCAGGCCTGGCCTGGGCTGGAATGTCCGGCGCCGCGGTGGTCTCTGGCGAGCATGTTGTTGGACTGATCGCCGACGAGACACCTAGGTTCGCACGCGACAGGCTAACCGCCGAACCCGTCACGCGGCTCCTGCCGGACGAAGGCTTCCGCGAGCTGTGGTCGGAAGAGACAGGCATGCCTCCGGTCGCCGAGTCAGTCGAACTCGCTGACTTGGGAACGCCTTACCGCCGGCCGAGTCGAAAGAGCTCCCCCGCGTCGTTGTTGCGGGCCGAAGCTGAGGTGGTGCGGTTCCGGGGTCGATCCGGCGAGCTCGAGACCCTTCTTGGATGGTGA
- a CDS encoding IS3 family transposase, producing MPKPYPPEFRRRALDLLESGRSVRDVAAALGIAESCLHRWKRRDLIERGLKPLSPAEAESAALAQARARIAELENEVKILRKAAAAVEQVVPPKARFALVAELAVEGVPVKQACLALGVSRSGFYDARTRPPSARAIRQAWLTDQITAIHQALRQTYGSPRVRAELVQGQGVAVSRKTVAVLMQRAGLAGLPLRRRAKRVPAAATVTDLVKRDFHRDGPNQLWVTDITEHPTREGKLYCCVVLDAYSRRVVGWAIDSRQRADLATSALGMAIDSRGTAGQIPDTIIHADHGTQFTSWTFTERARRAGLLPSLGTVGDPYDNAVAESFWARMQTELLDRQRWRTRVEFANAIFEYIEGFYNRRRRHSALVHMSPIQFESTHPLNLIS from the coding sequence GTGCCCAAGCCTTACCCGCCAGAGTTTCGTCGGCGTGCCCTGGATCTGCTGGAGTCGGGACGATCGGTGCGGGACGTGGCCGCGGCGCTGGGCATCGCGGAGTCGTGCTTGCACCGCTGGAAACGGCGGGACCTGATAGAGCGTGGCCTGAAGCCGCTCAGCCCCGCAGAGGCCGAGTCCGCTGCCCTGGCCCAGGCCCGGGCACGGATCGCCGAGCTGGAGAACGAGGTCAAGATCCTGCGGAAGGCCGCCGCGGCGGTCGAGCAGGTGGTGCCCCCAAAAGCCCGGTTCGCCCTGGTAGCCGAGCTGGCCGTTGAGGGCGTCCCGGTCAAGCAGGCATGTCTCGCGCTCGGAGTGTCCCGGTCGGGCTTCTACGACGCCCGCACCCGACCCCCCTCGGCGCGCGCCATCCGTCAAGCGTGGCTGACCGACCAGATCACTGCCATCCACCAGGCATTACGACAGACCTATGGATCGCCCCGAGTGCGCGCCGAGCTCGTCCAGGGCCAGGGCGTGGCCGTCTCGCGCAAGACGGTGGCGGTGCTGATGCAGCGGGCCGGCCTGGCAGGGCTGCCCCTGCGGCGTCGCGCCAAGCGGGTCCCCGCCGCGGCAACGGTCACCGACCTGGTGAAACGCGACTTCCACCGCGATGGCCCCAACCAGCTGTGGGTCACCGACATCACCGAGCACCCCACCCGCGAGGGCAAGCTCTACTGCTGCGTGGTCCTGGACGCCTACTCCCGCCGAGTGGTCGGCTGGGCCATCGATTCACGGCAACGAGCCGACCTGGCCACCTCCGCTCTCGGCATGGCAATTGACTCCCGCGGCACCGCCGGACAGATCCCTGACACGATCATCCATGCAGATCACGGCACCCAGTTCACCTCATGGACCTTCACCGAACGCGCACGCCGAGCCGGACTCCTACCCTCCCTGGGCACCGTCGGCGACCCCTACGACAACGCCGTGGCCGAATCGTTCTGGGCACGCATGCAAACCGAGCTACTCGACCGGCAACGCTGGCGGACCCGCGTCGAGTTCGCCAACGCGATCTTCGAATACATCGAAGGGTTCTACAACCGCCGCCGACGACACTCCGCCCTGGTCCACATGAGCCCGATACAGTTCGAAAGCACCCACCCGCTGAACCTGATCTCCTGA
- a CDS encoding trypco2 family protein yields MSRASEQNDTESVGAIVPEGSLELASAVEAIRGQLSEAMERAEAHRLQFELGDIEIEFTVTLTDEAKIDGGVKVWVLNAGGSTASSTAAAHRVKLTLKPRDMHTGRSPQVSDTVRATPPR; encoded by the coding sequence ATGAGCAGAGCTTCCGAGCAGAACGACACCGAATCGGTCGGGGCAATCGTGCCGGAAGGCAGCTTGGAGCTCGCTAGTGCGGTGGAGGCTATCCGGGGTCAGCTCTCCGAGGCGATGGAGCGCGCCGAAGCTCATCGGCTTCAGTTCGAGCTCGGCGACATCGAGATTGAGTTCACCGTAACCTTGACTGACGAGGCCAAGATTGACGGTGGGGTTAAGGTCTGGGTCCTCAATGCTGGAGGTTCCACTGCGAGCTCCACCGCAGCCGCCCACCGAGTGAAGTTGACCCTTAAGCCCCGCGATATGCACACCGGCCGGTCGCCGCAAGTGTCTGACACCGTACGAGCAACGCCGCCCCGGTGA